One Prosthecobacter sp. SYSU 5D2 genomic window carries:
- a CDS encoding glycosyltransferase — MIEWEKLLWLTSYITVSVGLSAFGAHKVKVLYTYWKHRKNRPQPLREFAELPSVTIQLPLFNEADVMEQLVSSIAALDYPKDRLQIQFLDDSTDETAQACEQYAQNLSRQGFDVEYRHRVNRIGFKAGALDAGMATVKGEYICIFDADFQPAPDYLKQTIHYFTDPQVGIVQARWGHSNLKFSLLTRLQGILLDGHLMMEQTSRSRQGEFCNFNGTAGLWRRSVIDEAGGWKHDTLTEDLDLSYRAQLLGWRFIYLNDVIVPAELPPDMDGFKSQQHRWTKGSVQVCKKVLGRVWRSNEPFMKKVEATAHLTANFANLLTLCTLVLLYPVDFLPSNSWQKALFVDLPVFLFATVAVIAFYLTAQGAQTRWGWLKTIPYIPLFMALGIGMSINNGKAVIEALLGQESDFIRTPKYGVNSKAQAQATKKSFRYKAGKSLCLWIELALVGYFGHLFWLAVEREQWGSLPFLALFLSGFLYVSLSSLLKRFSMATFTPQPPSDGSPETEEAEVVVA; from the coding sequence ATGATCGAGTGGGAAAAGCTTCTCTGGTTAACCAGCTACATCACTGTTTCCGTCGGATTGTCCGCTTTTGGCGCGCACAAGGTCAAAGTCCTGTACACCTACTGGAAGCACCGGAAAAACCGCCCGCAGCCCCTGCGGGAATTCGCCGAACTGCCGTCGGTGACCATCCAGCTGCCGCTTTTCAATGAGGCCGATGTCATGGAGCAGCTCGTTTCTTCCATCGCCGCTCTCGACTATCCCAAAGACCGGCTGCAGATCCAGTTCCTGGATGATTCCACCGATGAGACCGCCCAGGCCTGTGAGCAGTACGCCCAGAACCTGAGCCGCCAGGGATTCGATGTCGAATACCGCCACCGCGTCAACCGTATAGGCTTCAAAGCCGGTGCCCTGGATGCCGGTATGGCCACCGTGAAGGGGGAATACATCTGCATCTTCGATGCCGACTTCCAGCCCGCCCCGGACTACCTGAAGCAGACCATCCATTACTTCACCGACCCCCAGGTTGGCATCGTCCAGGCGCGCTGGGGTCATAGCAATTTGAAGTTTTCCCTCCTCACCCGCCTCCAGGGCATCCTGCTGGACGGACACCTCATGATGGAGCAGACCTCCCGCAGCCGGCAGGGAGAGTTTTGCAATTTCAACGGCACCGCCGGGCTCTGGCGCCGCAGCGTCATTGATGAGGCTGGCGGCTGGAAACACGACACCCTGACCGAGGACCTGGACCTGAGCTACCGCGCCCAGTTGCTTGGCTGGCGCTTCATTTATCTCAATGACGTCATCGTCCCTGCCGAGCTGCCCCCGGACATGGACGGCTTCAAATCCCAGCAGCACCGCTGGACCAAAGGCTCCGTCCAGGTCTGCAAGAAGGTGCTCGGCCGAGTTTGGCGCAGCAATGAGCCCTTCATGAAAAAGGTGGAGGCCACCGCCCACCTCACCGCCAACTTCGCCAACCTGCTCACCCTCTGCACCCTGGTGCTGCTCTATCCGGTGGATTTCCTGCCCTCCAACTCCTGGCAGAAGGCCCTCTTTGTGGACCTGCCCGTCTTCCTCTTTGCCACCGTCGCCGTTATCGCCTTCTACCTTACCGCCCAGGGCGCTCAGACCCGCTGGGGCTGGCTGAAAACCATCCCTTACATCCCTCTCTTCATGGCCCTCGGCATTGGGATGTCCATCAACAATGGCAAGGCCGTCATTGAGGCGCTGCTCGGTCAGGAGTCCGACTTCATCCGCACCCCCAAGTATGGGGTCAACAGCAAAGCCCAGGCTCAGGCCACCAAAAAATCCTTCCGTTATAAGGCCGGCAAGTCGCTCTGTTTGTGGATCGAACTGGCCCTCGTGGGTTACTTTGGCCATCTGTTCTGGCTCGCCGTCGAGCGCGAGCAATGGGGCTCGCTGCCCTTTCTGGCCCTCTTCCTTTCAGGCTTCCTCTACGTCTCCCTCAGCTCCCTGCTGAAACGCTTCTCCATGGCCACCTTCACCCCCCAGCCACCATCCGATGGCTCCCC
- a CDS encoding DUF1800 family protein, whose protein sequence is MTRPALSLALALLLASPEIRAEYSPLWSLGTQDSNPLEFGNETWGNNAAPGSATERDNDFYFAGVYPPPVGSVAVSEPWTDLERAISSGNPATRFHFNLSAQQATGTLRMRFVLHHVWGGWEQAGYGQHHLEVRLNGSLVKTETVSARGTLVVEANAGSFTPNEGANVLELSRTGGSPSAWLQFDALTFEVHPTAMRDDDGDGLPRWWEEDHNLEDTVAGDAALDPDRDGMNNLQEYLAQTLPHEADTDDDGLTDGQEMELGTNPLLADTDGDTLKDGEEVYGTPATNPLLADSDGEGAADAWELRTGYNPMLNASKPPTWDGAIGIHFVSELNPLSRLATTAVTGYAPQVNWNSTMPLTGWGSPTGTQEAIAYPQPGEVVNSAGASTGLTFSWSSSSGFYASGNGGSSTGQLFDGFFSVNNDAGGTLAFGNVPYETYDVIVYVGSVYDGGLGHLRLNDEEADDRWFVTASTAPETQFIEPLVSSQAVPWRGNTIRFRQVTGSSFNLKLFRTSWHEVGIHGVQIVNAEEDADGDDLPTWWELAHRLDPRINDAAGDPDGDGLNNAGEWARQTNPRLADTDGDGLTDLVETHTGVWISQTDTGSNPLIADSDGDGLTDGFEVTLKPLPTNPNLADTDSDGRDDAEEVQRRSNPLEFDAPASQMPVITTSPRNFIWVVDNVQVVWDHTRGHVVDQPWGDNHLINFQIANAAQPNSDAFNIGLRVKAGRVTHFLYSSAESGFSHPDNDASDIWDADWTSQPVDYKTALGFSGHGRADISARLRFQIIGSSTGSQTNWNFTFSISNQDTGQTVISRPFNGCRLAANVHHNTATWQDRSDPPHANRLELWQHDGVQVYFLSTPLEETAAFAAYKDSDHDGMPDVWEDLHQFNKNLPADAGDDSDVDGLSNLREYLAGTNPRNRDSDNDGAPDGLEVQSGSDPLLAASRPPYYGGTGMQGEDFNGNGMSDAWEQWTGSLLNPLLDADGDGLTNSGEAAAGTDPFDAGSGYRPDFSRQGNDFIVRWPSLLHKVSSVRQSHDLEDWAAAEGVPVQAGNEFVQTFANVLENPVPTFFRMAIEDVDTDGDGVSDWTELNVLGSDPNVASSLRSPVSTDANGDGTPDGELGGDYVRLMEEFAAGTEGTGGGGHGISRPQAARFLMQASFGPTPEDIHRVQTLGYAGWIADQAARPQTLHSTYIRGIYEDMLGQRSQSNFSRGGEIEAPFLFGNNMMTAFARASIQGEDQLRQRVAFALSQILVTSRRDANLESRCIGMADYYDLFVKQAFGNYHDLLMDVTMHPVMGRYLSHVGNQKADPSINRYPDENYAREIMQLFTIGLWELNPDGSQKLDGEGQPIPTYGNAEITQLARVMTGFWFGGHNWGGGGWTESDMATPMTLRSDYHDFGKKTLLGGYVIPARAATNANAERDVRDAVRHLFEHSNTPVFISRQLIQFLVTDNPEPAFIQRIAAVFADNGQGVRGDLGAVVKAILLDGEARDPRLTERPSYGRLKEPVIRTMALARAMGLKDVPDLLWWDWGEFFNASRQEPTYSPSVFNFYRPDYRAPGLLTQNKLAGPVFQITDSFSAIAFPNRLWQTVREGFSMWETYRFPLNLSREKALADTPVLLVDHVNLLFCAGKMRPATRSLILETIQQIPADRAADRAQVAAYLALVCPEGAVMK, encoded by the coding sequence ATGACCCGTCCTGCCCTTTCGCTTGCCCTGGCTCTATTGCTGGCGTCGCCAGAGATCAGGGCTGAGTATAGCCCCCTCTGGTCCTTGGGCACCCAGGACAGCAACCCCCTGGAGTTTGGAAATGAAACCTGGGGAAACAATGCGGCCCCGGGCAGCGCCACGGAACGGGACAATGATTTTTACTTTGCCGGCGTTTACCCGCCACCTGTAGGAAGCGTGGCGGTCTCTGAACCGTGGACAGACCTGGAGCGCGCCATCAGCAGCGGCAATCCAGCCACCCGGTTTCATTTCAACCTCTCTGCCCAGCAGGCCACGGGGACGTTACGGATGAGATTTGTCCTGCATCATGTCTGGGGGGGATGGGAGCAGGCCGGGTATGGACAGCATCATCTGGAGGTGCGGCTCAATGGCAGCCTGGTCAAAACAGAGACCGTGAGCGCCCGGGGTACCCTGGTGGTGGAGGCGAATGCCGGCAGCTTCACCCCGAACGAAGGGGCCAATGTGCTGGAACTGAGCCGGACGGGCGGATCCCCAAGTGCCTGGCTGCAGTTTGATGCGCTGACCTTTGAGGTCCACCCCACCGCCATGCGGGATGACGACGGGGACGGCCTGCCGCGCTGGTGGGAGGAGGACCATAACCTGGAAGATACCGTAGCAGGGGATGCTGCGCTGGATCCGGACCGGGACGGGATGAATAACCTCCAGGAATATTTGGCCCAGACCCTGCCCCATGAGGCGGATACGGATGACGACGGGCTGACGGACGGCCAGGAGATGGAGCTGGGAACGAACCCGCTGCTGGCAGATACCGACGGCGATACCCTGAAGGATGGAGAAGAGGTCTATGGAACTCCCGCCACCAACCCGCTGTTGGCGGACAGTGATGGCGAGGGCGCAGCAGATGCGTGGGAACTGCGGACGGGCTACAATCCGATGCTGAATGCCAGCAAACCCCCGACGTGGGACGGGGCCATCGGCATCCACTTTGTCTCTGAACTCAATCCGCTGAGCCGGCTGGCCACGACGGCGGTGACGGGGTATGCCCCGCAAGTGAACTGGAACAGCACGATGCCGCTGACCGGCTGGGGATCTCCTACAGGAACGCAAGAGGCTATCGCGTATCCGCAGCCGGGGGAGGTCGTCAACAGTGCGGGGGCCAGCACCGGCCTGACTTTTAGCTGGAGTTCGAGCTCGGGCTTTTACGCCAGCGGGAATGGGGGCAGCTCTACAGGGCAGCTTTTTGACGGATTTTTCAGCGTCAACAACGATGCGGGAGGGACGCTGGCCTTCGGCAATGTGCCGTATGAAACGTATGATGTCATTGTCTATGTGGGCTCCGTGTATGACGGGGGCCTGGGGCATCTGCGGCTGAATGATGAGGAGGCAGATGACCGCTGGTTTGTCACCGCCAGCACCGCGCCGGAAACGCAGTTCATCGAGCCGCTGGTCTCCAGCCAGGCCGTGCCCTGGCGGGGAAATACAATTCGTTTTCGTCAGGTGACAGGCAGCAGTTTTAATCTGAAGCTGTTTCGCACGTCCTGGCATGAGGTGGGCATCCACGGGGTGCAGATTGTCAATGCGGAGGAGGATGCAGACGGGGATGACCTGCCGACCTGGTGGGAGCTGGCACACCGGCTGGATCCACGGATCAACGATGCAGCCGGGGATCCGGACGGGGATGGTCTGAACAATGCCGGCGAATGGGCGCGGCAGACGAACCCCAGGCTAGCGGATACGGATGGCGACGGGCTGACAGACCTGGTGGAGACCCATACCGGGGTGTGGATCAGCCAGACGGACACAGGATCGAATCCGCTCATTGCAGACAGTGACGGGGATGGCCTAACGGACGGATTTGAAGTGACCCTTAAACCCCTGCCGACCAATCCTAACCTGGCAGACACTGACAGCGACGGGCGGGATGATGCGGAAGAGGTGCAGCGGCGGAGCAATCCGCTGGAGTTTGATGCCCCGGCCTCGCAGATGCCCGTGATCACCACCTCACCTCGCAACTTCATCTGGGTGGTGGACAATGTGCAAGTGGTGTGGGACCACACCCGCGGGCATGTGGTGGATCAACCCTGGGGGGACAATCACCTGATTAACTTCCAGATTGCCAATGCCGCGCAGCCCAACAGCGATGCGTTTAACATCGGGCTGAGGGTGAAGGCGGGACGGGTGACGCATTTTCTCTACTCCAGCGCGGAAAGCGGCTTTAGCCACCCGGACAATGATGCTAGCGACATCTGGGATGCGGACTGGACCAGCCAGCCGGTGGATTATAAAACGGCGCTTGGATTCAGCGGGCATGGGCGTGCGGACATCTCCGCCAGGCTGCGCTTCCAGATCATTGGCAGCAGCACGGGCTCGCAAACCAACTGGAACTTCACGTTCAGCATTTCCAACCAGGACACAGGACAGACGGTCATCAGCCGCCCTTTCAACGGCTGCCGCCTGGCTGCCAATGTGCACCACAATACGGCAACCTGGCAGGACCGCAGCGACCCGCCCCATGCCAACCGGCTGGAGCTGTGGCAGCATGACGGGGTGCAGGTTTATTTTCTGAGCACGCCCCTGGAGGAGACGGCTGCTTTTGCCGCCTACAAAGACAGTGACCATGACGGCATGCCGGATGTGTGGGAGGACCTGCATCAGTTTAACAAAAACCTGCCTGCGGATGCGGGGGATGACAGCGACGTGGACGGCCTGAGCAACCTGCGCGAATACCTGGCGGGCACGAATCCGCGTAACCGGGACAGTGACAATGACGGAGCGCCGGACGGGCTGGAAGTGCAAAGCGGCAGTGATCCGCTGCTGGCGGCCAGCCGGCCTCCCTACTATGGGGGGACCGGGATGCAGGGAGAAGACTTCAATGGAAACGGCATGTCCGATGCGTGGGAGCAGTGGACGGGCAGCCTTTTAAATCCGCTGCTGGATGCGGACGGCGACGGCCTGACCAACAGCGGAGAGGCGGCGGCCGGCACAGATCCTTTCGATGCCGGATCAGGCTACCGGCCAGACTTTTCCCGGCAGGGAAATGACTTTATCGTCCGCTGGCCTTCCTTGCTGCACAAGGTTTCCAGCGTGAGGCAGTCACATGATCTGGAAGACTGGGCAGCGGCGGAGGGGGTGCCTGTGCAGGCGGGGAATGAGTTCGTACAGACCTTTGCCAATGTGCTGGAGAATCCCGTGCCGACCTTTTTCCGCATGGCGATTGAGGATGTGGACACGGATGGCGACGGCGTGAGCGACTGGACGGAATTGAACGTGCTGGGCTCCGACCCCAACGTGGCCAGCAGCCTGCGCAGTCCGGTGAGCACGGATGCCAACGGCGACGGCACCCCAGATGGTGAGCTGGGCGGCGACTATGTGCGGCTGATGGAGGAATTTGCAGCCGGCACTGAGGGAACAGGCGGGGGCGGGCACGGCATCTCACGTCCGCAGGCGGCACGATTCCTGATGCAGGCCTCCTTCGGGCCGACGCCGGAGGACATCCATCGCGTACAAACTCTTGGTTATGCCGGCTGGATTGCCGACCAGGCCGCCCGGCCGCAGACACTGCACTCCACTTACATCCGGGGCATCTATGAGGACATGCTGGGCCAGCGCTCGCAGAGCAACTTCAGCCGGGGGGGCGAGATTGAGGCGCCGTTCCTGTTTGGCAACAACATGATGACCGCCTTTGCGCGCGCGAGCATCCAGGGGGAGGACCAGTTGCGCCAGCGGGTCGCCTTTGCGCTGAGCCAGATTTTAGTGACCTCGCGGCGGGATGCGAATCTGGAAAGCCGCTGCATTGGCATGGCGGATTATTATGACCTCTTTGTGAAGCAGGCATTTGGGAATTATCATGACCTGCTGATGGACGTGACGATGCACCCAGTGATGGGCCGGTATCTGAGCCATGTGGGCAACCAGAAGGCGGATCCTTCCATCAACCGCTACCCGGATGAAAACTACGCGCGGGAAATCATGCAGCTTTTCACTATCGGCCTGTGGGAGCTGAATCCGGACGGAAGCCAGAAACTGGATGGTGAGGGGCAGCCCATACCCACCTATGGAAATGCGGAGATCACCCAGCTGGCGCGGGTGATGACGGGCTTCTGGTTTGGCGGGCACAACTGGGGCGGAGGCGGCTGGACGGAATCTGACATGGCCACCCCGATGACGCTGCGCTCAGACTACCATGACTTTGGCAAGAAAACCCTGTTAGGCGGCTATGTGATACCCGCCCGTGCGGCCACCAATGCCAATGCGGAACGGGATGTGCGGGATGCGGTCCGCCACCTTTTTGAGCATTCCAACACGCCGGTGTTCATCAGCCGCCAGCTCATCCAGTTTCTGGTCACGGACAATCCGGAACCGGCCTTCATCCAGCGCATTGCTGCCGTGTTTGCAGACAATGGACAGGGAGTGCGTGGAGATCTGGGAGCGGTGGTGAAAGCCATTCTCCTGGATGGGGAAGCCCGTGATCCGCGCCTGACGGAACGTCCCTCCTATGGGCGGCTGAAGGAGCCAGTCATCCGCACCATGGCACTGGCCCGCGCAATGGGGCTCAAGGATGTGCCGGACCTGCTGTGGTGGGACTGGGGGGAGTTTTTCAATGCCAGCCGTCAGGAACCAACTTACTCGCCCAGCGTCTTCAACTTTTACAGGCCGGACTACCGCGCTCCTGGACTGCTCACGCAAAACAAACTGGCCGGACCGGTTTTCCAGATCACGGACAGCTTCAGCGCCATCGCTTTCCCCAACCGCCTGTGGCAGACGGTGAGGGAAGGATTTTCCATGTGGGAGACGTATCGCTTCCCGCTGAACCTTTCCCGTGAGAAAGCGCTGGCGGACACACCGGTGCTGCTGGTGGACCATGTGAACCTGCTTTTCTGCGCGGGCAAAATGCGCCCGGCCACGCGCAGTCTGATTCTGGAAACGATTCAGCAGATTCCGGCTGACCGGGCAGCAGACCGCGCACAGGTGGCGGCCTACCTGGCCCTTGTGTGCCCGGAAGGGGCGGTAATGAAGTGA
- a CDS encoding DUF1501 domain-containing protein: MNPFSPTRRRFIGQSACSALSSVPVLNTLLNLKLAGRAAAQEAPADYRTLVCIFLHGGNDSYNWLVPRDTDRHAIYSQTRSELALGLGDLRALNQDGGDGQLYGIHPSCAGLQEMFNGLGGDTSKRRAAFVANVGTLIQPVTKAQYLAETVPLPRALYSHSDQTDQWQTSVPQGLTQLSGWAGRAADVLHGTVNAGSISMNISLAGNNLWQVGNSTTQFVVTDSGALTFSGSDIGDELHPMRLKNAAHRSIIEENYASLMQQSYAQLTRSSIELQEFFLEQFNSYDDSAVGSLFPAGNWVAQQFRAAAKMIALRTGLGLHRQTLFLSFGGWDHHAELLETQAEMLVLLDAALAAFQRALDQMGLQDRVVTYTASDFGRTLRSNGRGTDHAWGANALVMGGPVQGGRIYGTFPDLTLEGQDDTGYGGRTIPTTSVDAFFAEMLQWFGVPAASMDHVLPNIANFYDVHSAVPPVGFLRP, from the coding sequence ATGAACCCTTTTTCTCCCACCCGCCGCCGATTCATCGGACAGTCCGCCTGCTCGGCGCTGAGCAGTGTGCCGGTGCTAAACACGCTGCTGAATTTAAAGCTGGCCGGCCGTGCGGCCGCCCAGGAGGCCCCGGCGGACTACCGGACGCTGGTCTGCATTTTTCTGCACGGCGGCAATGATTCATACAATTGGTTAGTCCCGCGTGACACAGACCGCCATGCCATTTATTCCCAGACCCGCAGCGAGCTGGCGCTGGGCCTGGGAGATCTGCGGGCGCTGAACCAGGACGGCGGAGACGGGCAGCTTTATGGAATCCATCCCAGTTGTGCCGGATTGCAGGAAATGTTCAATGGACTGGGCGGGGACACATCGAAAAGGCGGGCGGCCTTTGTGGCCAATGTGGGCACCCTGATCCAGCCGGTGACGAAGGCGCAGTATCTGGCCGAAACCGTACCGCTGCCACGGGCTCTGTATTCCCACAGCGACCAGACAGACCAGTGGCAGACCTCGGTGCCGCAGGGGCTGACGCAGCTCAGCGGATGGGCGGGGCGGGCGGCGGATGTGCTGCATGGGACAGTCAATGCAGGCAGCATCTCCATGAACATTTCCCTGGCTGGCAACAACCTCTGGCAGGTGGGCAACAGCACGACGCAGTTTGTGGTGACAGACAGCGGAGCACTGACTTTCAGCGGCAGCGACATCGGCGATGAACTGCATCCCATGCGACTGAAGAACGCCGCGCACCGCAGCATCATCGAGGAGAACTATGCCAGCCTGATGCAGCAGTCCTATGCGCAACTGACGCGCAGCAGCATTGAGCTGCAGGAGTTCTTCCTGGAGCAGTTCAACAGCTACGATGACAGCGCGGTGGGTAGCCTTTTTCCGGCAGGGAACTGGGTGGCGCAGCAGTTCCGCGCGGCGGCCAAAATGATCGCCCTGCGGACGGGGCTGGGGCTGCACAGACAGACCTTGTTTTTAAGCTTTGGCGGCTGGGACCATCATGCTGAACTGCTGGAAACGCAGGCGGAAATGCTGGTGCTGCTGGACGCGGCACTGGCTGCCTTTCAGCGGGCGCTGGACCAGATGGGCCTGCAAGACAGAGTGGTGACTTATACGGCTTCCGACTTTGGCCGGACGCTGCGCAGCAACGGGCGCGGCACGGACCACGCCTGGGGCGCCAATGCGCTGGTGATGGGCGGGCCGGTACAGGGCGGGCGCATCTATGGGACCTTCCCCGACCTGACCCTGGAGGGCCAGGACGATACAGGCTACGGAGGCCGGACCATCCCCACCACCTCCGTGGATGCTTTCTTTGCGGAGATGCTTCAATGGTTTGGCGTGCCAGCGGCCAGCATGGATCATGTGCTGCCAAACATCGCCAACTTTTATGACGTGCATTCTGCGGTGCCACCGGTCGGTTTTTTGAGGCCATAA